The Armatimonadota bacterium genome has a window encoding:
- a CDS encoding glycosyltransferase — MAIPFVGLEPDTSRVTHVARSRGMPTLNAAMQPSVLFLIDALERPGGTETHLLELTKRLPSEGYTPIVCNLAGDQPVLKLIADSGVETWPVTVHRLYAPAGRAVVRDVISRAAGRGVAAIHTFHFKSDWMGVSVARALKCPLVSSRRDLGFAQTPLRRLALRFIDPQVKAFIAPSRAVQTAVHEREGVATERIRVIYNGLDPARFSERGDRAEMRRDLGVPNDAAAIVMVGNLRPVKDHTTLIKAMGPVAAAHPNSHLVLVGEGTEMDRLSGLADSMGIRDHVTFAGARKDVARILAAMDVFVLSTHSEGMSNAIIEAMAAGLPVVATDVGGNAECVLEGVTGYIVPHENVEALAHRLGGLLADSVSAKAMGAAGRDRVAEEFDVQAMVRRTADLYRNLTAAGRRNDAS; from the coding sequence TGCTTTGGAGCGCCCGGGAGGCACTGAAACCCACCTCCTGGAACTAACAAAGCGGCTTCCTTCCGAAGGGTACACGCCGATTGTGTGTAACCTTGCCGGCGACCAACCTGTCCTCAAGTTGATCGCCGACTCGGGCGTCGAGACCTGGCCGGTGACAGTGCACCGGCTTTACGCGCCAGCCGGCCGCGCTGTTGTTCGCGATGTCATCAGCCGAGCGGCGGGAAGAGGCGTGGCCGCCATCCATACTTTCCATTTCAAGTCGGACTGGATGGGCGTGAGCGTTGCCCGCGCCCTGAAATGCCCGCTTGTATCCAGCCGCCGCGACCTCGGTTTCGCGCAAACGCCGTTGCGACGGTTGGCTCTGCGGTTTATCGATCCCCAGGTGAAGGCGTTCATCGCTCCATCGCGCGCGGTCCAGACGGCGGTACATGAGCGTGAGGGGGTGGCCACGGAGCGCATTCGGGTCATCTATAACGGCCTCGATCCGGCGCGGTTTTCTGAACGTGGCGATCGCGCTGAAATGCGCCGCGACCTCGGCGTTCCGAACGATGCTGCCGCGATCGTCATGGTTGGCAACCTCCGTCCGGTCAAGGACCACACCACTCTCATCAAGGCCATGGGGCCGGTTGCCGCCGCGCACCCGAATTCACATTTGGTGCTTGTGGGCGAGGGGACCGAAATGGACAGGCTGAGCGGATTGGCGGATTCAATGGGAATCCGGGACCACGTGACGTTCGCCGGCGCGCGAAAAGACGTCGCGAGGATTCTGGCAGCAATGGACGTCTTCGTGTTATCCACTCATAGTGAAGGGATGTCGAACGCCATCATTGAGGCCATGGCGGCCGGTTTGCCGGTCGTGGCGACGGATGTGGGTGGCAACGCCGAGTGCGTATTGGAAGGCGTTACCGGCTACATTGTGCCCCATGAAAACGTTGAAGCGCTCGCGCATCGTCTTGGCGGTCTTCTGGCGGATAGTGTCAGTGCGAAAGCCATGGGCGCCGCCGGCCGGGACCGCGTGGCGGAAGAGTTCGACGTGCAGGCCATGGTTCGGCGCACAGCCGACCTTTACCGCAACCTGACCGCCGCGGGGAGGCGCAATGACGCCAGCTAG